The Pelmatolapia mariae isolate MD_Pm_ZW linkage group LG2, Pm_UMD_F_2, whole genome shotgun sequence sequence ATCCCACACCTCCCTGCCGGATCGGGCTGTACACTCTACCTACAGTGTATGCTGTACACCCTACTTACTGGTTTCTGTTGCATCAGTCTGCGTCTCGCAACCAGCGCGCTCTGCCATCAAGGGCGAGCATTGGTCAATGGTAGTCATGTGACCGATGCAAGCCAGATaattttatttagcaaaattgtgattaataattaaattcaaGCCCCACCCCCTGCACGTGCCTGCCACAGAGGATCTACATCAGGATGAGAATCACAATTTCCCACGTACTGATAAAAAGTTACTGGACAGTCAAATAAAGGTTACACGAAGAACGAAAGAAAACAGCTATTTATTAAATACAATAATACCTTATCATCCAAAGCATTTTATGTAAGTGTATATTAACTTGTCTACGACGTGCTTGCTCCAGAAAGGTTTTATGAAAACTGACAGTATTTATGGTAAAATATGGTTACATGTTAAATACAGTCATTTAATTCTTTTTCAGCATTATGAGTACAACAGATGTCAAGTTTTTTCGTGATTCATaacataacatttaaaaaagaaaaagttactGGGCTAATTACTCTCCACTTGTTCTCCATTCCTCACAGAGTGTCTAATGACTGCATAGACCATGTATACCACTCAGTGATGTCCCAGCTAAACCAAGAACATGCTGAGATCCGGCTATCTGCCTTCCAGATCGCCAGTGAGCTCTTCTCCAGGTCACACCACTTCAGGATGCTGCTAGTAGACAACTTCCAGGTAAATCAGCTACTAGTAACTAGTAATCATCTGAGATCATCCAGTGCACACCAAACATTACACGACCTGGATTTTTACTGGCAGAATAAGGCCAATGATGGCATTTTATAGCAGTCACCACACTGCTACAAAAGCAGTGTGGCTACTCGCAGAAATGCTACCCTGTGACAGAGCCTCCGggatatttttttgtgtggccCTAGACATCGTGGTTGTCTAGGGCCATTAGCACTGCTAACTGTTGAATCTAATGTTTGTTGTGAGCGGATCCCAGTCTTACAGTTAATtaacactaaaaacaaaataaaaaagctgatGAAAAAGTTCAAAAAAAGTAATGGAGCAAAGGCAAACTTAAAGTCTTTTTAGCTTTTCGGCTGATATCGGTTCACGTATGCCCACTAAGTGATCTGTGTAGGATAAATCCACGTACAGTGAATTCCATTCAAAGAGGAACGATACAGACACTCAGCTTTAATATTAGGatgtctttctttctgtgtccCCCTTATCTattcctccacctctcttctTCCCACAGGAGTTCTTGGAGCTGACGGTAGAGACTGATTCAGAGCAGCCCCTCCCTCCTCCTAAAGAAGTAGCCAGGAAACTGAGAGCTCTGGCAGTCCAGACTGTGCAATCATGGCAAACGTCTTATGGCTCTGCTTATAAGAAGCTGGCACTGGGCTATAACTTCCTCAAACAAGTTAAAAAGGTGAGCGATGCAGAGATACAGAGTGACTTTTATTAACTGGAAACAACCCATGTGGTATAAGTCTAATGCAGAGGCCTCAGTTTGAATCCGCCGCAAGGCCCTGTACTACATTACATGAGGAAAACACACTCATGAAACACACTGAAATAACATCTGAATTACCTGTGAGAAGATCCACAGGCAGTATGATACAAACAACGAGGTAAAAGGAGTGTTATTAGGAAGCGTTCTGTGTTCCGGATTAACGGATTTCGATTTCAGAACTCTCAGTATCAGCCTTAAAAATCCTCTAGCAGTTGGACTTTATGAAAAATAGAAGTACACTATAGATTCTGGAAATTGCATGATGCTGGTGATGTGTAAAGACATGTTAAAGAGCCATATGTTTACCACCTGCAACAGTGACTCTGGCATTGTTTTGACCTTGTGAGTGAGGAACCACCATAAAGGCAGTTGTTCATCTTTGTGTGCATGGATAGATTTTGATGGGGTACTATTTGAGAAGATACTCTCTAGTTTTTGTGATCAACAATGTGTGCATGCTTTCAGGTAGACTTCCAGGACATTGAGGCGAGAACAGTAGCAGAGAGGACGAGGGAGGAGGAAAGACGGAGGAGAATGGAGAGGATCTACAAGGAGAAAGTAGAAGCAGCAGCTAAAGAAATGGAGGGTAAAACTACATCGTGTTATTCTCTGCTTCTAGTTTTAATACcaatatttttatttccattatCAGAAACTATTAAACACACAAAGTctcagtggttttgtttgtaATTGGATCTTTACACATAGTGTTATTAATGTTTGGGCATTAAGACTTTTATATTGTTTCTTATTCATTTGTTAGAGTCACAGCAAGAAATAGAAGCAACGCTGACAGAGATGGAATCGTGCCTGAGGCTGCTTTTCCCAGATTTCAGCCCCATAGACATCCAAACAGCCAACAGCAGCCCCTCCAACTCCCAGCCAGCCACTAAGTGTCCTTCAGATGATGAGCAGCCCTGCTGCAGCAAAGACCTGAGGGCTGATGGCAGAGTGGGAAAGGTccaagaaagagaggaaaataCAGGAAGCATGGGAATgacagaggaaaacaaaaagaactggaaggagaaaagagagagggaaaaaacaaagaaaaggtcTGAAGGTACAGAAGGCAAGGATGGGGAGAAGCAGGAAATGGACAAAAGTAAGAAAGCTGAAAGGAGGGAAGTCATGGAGGTGGAGCAAGAAGAAGAGAGCGAGCAGGAGGAAAGTAATacagaaaatgaagaagaagaggctGATGTTGAAGACTTTATCAGGAACTCTGGCCTCATATCTCACTCCTACAGTCTGGATCTGAACCTCAGTCCTGGTGCGTAGAACACACACATGTGGAAGCTTGACGTTGAAACTCCAgtgaagaaaataataaatcataGCAAAACCTTTGAACACACTACAAACTTTACTCCCCGAAACAGTCTCTGTACACTATTAACCTAATACATTTTATACAGTGTACCTTATAAACTGGCAATTTAGAGTGTAGCATTCGTACACTATCCAATCTAACCATTTATTTGTAGGGCTGTGTGTCAGACTGTACTCAAAGTGATGAAAATGGTTAATTACTACATCCAGAAATGTGTTAGATGTTTTATCAGGCAAAGAGCAGCAGTCACAGTTTATGTCACATCATGTCTGTGTGTCAGCGTGATGTGCATGTGTGGGTAATATGATgaacattttactttttatcttCACTCATTTGCTTGTTTTGTATCAGAGCTGAATACAGTGCTGAAAGTGCTCGCGCTTTTACCTCAACAGGGCAAAAATAAATGCTCATATGCTGGTAATGAATTCATTGAAGACTGAGGCCTTTGGTCTGTTTAGTGAAATGAAGACGAGGGTTTGGGAGCAGAAGAGATTTCTTGTCTGTGTAAAGCACTCGATGTGTCACGTATGATTACAGAAAGTTCAGTCATTAACATTCAGACATAACACAGTGCCTGTTTCACTTTTCACACTTGTTTTATTAAAGCCTGTAAATATGCACCACAAATATGTTTGACTCTAATATAACTCATGAAGGATGTTGCACTTGTGGCATTTCATATACAAATGTCTAAATAATATCATGGGGATTTTCTGAGTAGAGCAGTGGTGTCCAGGTGTGTGATCAGCAGCATCCAGAGTAAATGTATCATGCTGTTTAATGAGCATAAAGCAAACCTTTGAGAATCCTTCTCAAAACAGGCCTCTAATAGTCCTTCCTGTTAATGTGTTAGCACAGTCAGCGGAGTGAGCGCGCTGTTTTTCTTCCAGGTCTTCATGTGAAGGAGACGGAGGATAACGAGCCAGTGGTTTCCACTGTGATAGACCTCCATAAACTCATAACAACCAAACATCTGCCAGCTGTGCAGGGCTGGGTTCAGGTAAgaacagacacacgcacacacacacctcaaatGCCAAAAGCAGGGTATTTGAACAGCGGTTGCTCCTGTGTAGTTAACTGTTTCCTTGTGTGTTTATTATGGTGTTACATTCTTTTAAGACTCTCGAGTGCCTCTATGCTAGCGCTGCGgtaaacatgaaaataagcTTCTGAGCACTTGTGTTTCCATGTAAACAGAGGGTGAGATATTATTTTAGACATACTTTAGTACTCTGAGAACATTGCTTCTTTTGATGTGCATCTATTTGTATCTTCTACAGTGTATGTAAGAATATATAAGCAGCATATATAAGATTGCGGACAAAGAGAACGTAGTCAGTGTTTGTTCTGAGAGTTTGGAGAAAGtctgcctctgtctctgtgCGTTAACTGTGTTACTGTTTTAGAGAGAACAAATACTGGTGTAAATACCTGCAGTGGCTCTGCTATGATACATCAGTGTTCCTAATGTTAGCTTAACCATGGTTTTGGAATCCATGAttattttgattatttcagCATCTGAAAGCACCAAACCCTCTCCTGCTGGCTCACAGCGTGATTTTTATTGGTCACATTACTGAGGACAGCCTGACCAGCTGTCTGAGTATGGCCATCTTACCTATATTTCTGGTTTccctgtgtgtgcaggtgttcACCAAATCAGGTGCTGAGGAGCAACTGTTGAGAAGAGCACTTGACCTGAAGAGGTCTTTGGAAGCCACgctgcagaaacacaaagagCTTCACATCGACTACAAGGCCAGGGTCCGCAAAGTGGTGAGTTATAGTTAATGATACAGCGCGTAGTTAAGATTAGACACAGTGCTCCctttttgttaaataataaaaaaagttgtTTGCTTACATTTAACATGCCCAAGTGTGAGCAGATTTATTTGGCGCTCGTATAGAAGATAACCAGCAGATGGCAGCATTCTATTGTAAATCAAATAGTGGAGCCTTCCATTACATAGGTGATAGTACAGGAGTGAGGCACTCTGATAGAACAGCTGTAGCTGAGTGCTTTGTTGATAACTGGCTGCCTCTCTGCCTGGAGTGACTGATGGAAAAAAGCTCCATGTTTCTCTAAATTCTGTTGCGTTCTCCTGCAGCAGCAACCTGAGTATGTTTATAGAGGAACACCGATTCCTCAACCAAAACTCCCATTAAAATAAATTGCTTTTTAAAGGTTCTTTGTATTTGGAGAGAGAAGTTTAATGGAGTCCCATAGAAGAATTTTCTGGAGTCAGCACTGTCATCTCTGCTTCTCCGAGGACACTCAATATGTCATCAACTCCCTTTTAAAAAGTTTCACTTTTACATCGAGGAAGGTACATTTGGACTAAATTgggtctttgtgtttgtttgattttgctGCACCTAACAAAGAATCAGGCTTGGCAGTGGATGGCTACAACTGTATATGTAGTAAAGCTGACTGAAGCCTCACTCTATGCAATGTCAGCAGTACATGACAGAGAAATACGTTGTACGTAAAGGCTTTGAAGGTGATA is a genomic window containing:
- the uvssa gene encoding UV-stimulated scaffold protein A isoform X2 produces the protein MELSQRERLSELVEELTTSGQPQLNQDKMKEVKKLCKVSNDCIDHVYHSVMSQLNQEHAEIRLSAFQIASELFSRSHHFRMLLVDNFQEFLELTVETDSEQPLPPPKEVARKLRALAVQTVQSWQTSYGSAYKKLALGYNFLKQVKKVDFQDIEARTVAERTREEERRRRMERIYKEKVEAAAKEMEESQQEIEATLTEMESCLRLLFPDFSPIDIQTANSSPSNSQPATKCPSDDEQPCCSKDLRADGRVGKVQEREENTGSMGMTEENKKNWKEKREREKTKKRSEGTEGKDGEKQEMDKSKKAERREVMEVEQEEESEQEESNTENEEEEADVEDFIRNSGLISHSYSLDLNLSPGLHVKETEDNEPVVSTVIDLHKLITTKHLPAVQGWVQVFTKSGAEEQLLRRALDLKRSLEATLQKHKELHIDYKARVRKVMKVSSDGEEEDDDDDDDFDEVPEKEGYEPHIPDHLRAEYGLDPSPSTSTGSVAEKKPSTKKPAAPPLSSSSYSSMRRLKQLAEEVQDPTSVVATLHLLREKMPPPIESSSSSEPSSSQSSSKQTSVNAPVVPFGLDLFYWGQEQPSAGRIIKSASQHQFWVPAEVEEEVENEEMLAESRSRYISFPGSFVPVSHFCRAPLSDGKLCQRQDRFKCPFHGPIIPRDQEGRPCRQEDREREEQEERRKREQQPDWRDAELMRDIEAATGEDLGSDRLGGKKRKGKKKKYPHLSDLKQSTYTSRCRLEKKVFNKSSLRRVAQVMNKADKRKHDKFSNQFNYALN
- the uvssa gene encoding UV-stimulated scaffold protein A isoform X1, coding for MELSQRERLSELVEELTTSGQPQLNQDKMKEVKKLCKVSNDCIDHVYHSVMSQLNQEHAEIRLSAFQIASELFSRSHHFRMLLVDNFQEFLELTVETDSEQPLPPPKEVARKLRALAVQTVQSWQTSYGSAYKKLALGYNFLKQVKKVDFQDIEARTVAERTREEERRRRMERIYKEKVEAAAKEMEESQQEIEATLTEMESCLRLLFPDFSPIDIQTANSSPSNSQPATKCPSDDEQPCCSKDLRADGRVGKVQEREENTGSMGMTEENKKNWKEKREREKTKKRSEGTEGKDGEKQEMDKSKKAERREVMEVEQEEESEQEESNTENEEEEADVEDFIRNSGLISHSYSLDLNLSPGLHVKETEDNEPVVSTVIDLHKLITTKHLPAVQGWVQVFTKSGAEEQLLRRALDLKRSLEATLQKHKELHIDYKARVRKVMKVSSDGEEEDDDDDDDFDEVPEKEGYEPHIPDHLRAEYGLDPSPSTSTGSVAEKKPSTKKPAAPPLSSSSYSSMRRLKQLAEEVQDPTSVVATLHLLREKMPPPIESSSSSSEPSSSQSSSKQTSVNAPVVPFGLDLFYWGQEQPSAGRIIKSASQHQFWVPAEVEEEVENEEMLAESRSRYISFPGSFVPVSHFCRAPLSDGKLCQRQDRFKCPFHGPIIPRDQEGRPCRQEDREREEQEERRKREQQPDWRDAELMRDIEAATGEDLGSDRLGGKKRKGKKKKYPHLSDLKQSTYTSRCRLEKKVFNKSSLRRVAQVMNKADKRKHDKFSNQFNYALN